TTCTGAGATAGCAAACTTTTATTTTGATCAAGGAAAGGCGGTGATGCGGGAAATCCTTAAAACCGAAACTCAGCGAATTGACGCCCTGTTCGCGCATAACGATGATATGGCCCTGGGGGCTATCGAGGCCCTGGAAGAAGCGGGCCTGCGGCCAGGAAAGGATGTAATCATCGTCTCGGTGGATGCGGTAAAAGAGGCGTTCCAGGCGATGCTAAAGGGAAAACTCAATTGCACGGTCGAGTGTTCCCCCCTCCTAGGACCTCAGCTCATGAAAATCGTACGGGATTATTTTGATGGGAAGGAACTGCCGACCCGTATCATTACTTCGGAAGAAGTTTTCCCCGCAGAAACATCTCGGGCGGTAATTGCTCGAAGACGCTATTAACGGTGCGGTATCGTACACAAAATAGCCGATTTGTCTAAATACAAAGCAAAAAAGGGGGAGTACCATACCCATAACCTATATCCAAAGGAGGTTGGTATGGTACGAACTACCAAAATTGTGGCAGGGGCGCTGGTGCTCCTCATGGGGATTTCCTTGTCTGTGTTTGGACAGGCAAAGAAAAAGATAGTCCTGGGCTTCTCACAGATTGGGGCCGAAAGCGAATGGCGCACCGCCAATACGGAGTCCATTAAGGCCGCTGCTGCCGCAGCGGGAATCGAACTGAAGTTCGCCGATGCCCAGCAAAAGCAGGAGAACCAGATTAAGGCGATTCGTTCCTTTATCGCTCAAAAGGTCGATGTGATTGCCTTCTCCCCGGTGGTAGAAACGGGATGGGAAACGGTTCTCCAGGAGGCTAAGCGGGCAAAGATCCCCGTTATCCTTACAGACCGGGCGGTGGATGTAAAGGATGATAGCCTGTATACCTGCTTCATCGGATCCGACTTTGTGGAAGAGGGGCGACGGGCGGCGGTCTGGTTGTTGGGGTATCTCCATACGGACAAGCCGGTGAACATCGTCGAACTCCAGGGCACCGTGGGATCCGCTCCGGCCATCGATCGTAAAAAAGGTTTCGAAGAAATCCTGAAACCCTTCCCCAACTATAAGATTATCCGGTCCCAGACCGGCGACTTTACCCGGGCGAAAGGTAAGGAAGTTATGGAAGCCTTCCTGAAGGCGGAAGGAAAGAACATCAACGTGCTTTTTGCCCATAATGATGATATGGCCATTGGGGCTATTCAGGCTATTGAGGAATACGGGCTTAAGCCGGGAAAGGATATCGTTATTGTATCTATCGATGCGGTAAAGGGTGCCTTTGAGGCGATGATTGCGGGCAAGCTCAATTGTACGGTGGAATGCTCGCCCCTCTTGGGGCCCCAGCTTATGGAATTAGTCCAGGCTGTGGCGGCGGGTAAATCGGTTCCCAAGCGGATCGTAACTAACGAAGGGGTCTTCCCCGCCGAGTTTGCCGCTCAAGTGTTCCCCAGCCGTAAGTATTAAGGGGTAACTTCTTAAAAGAGGGTGTTCTGCCAAAGGGGAGGACACCCTCTCTTTTATACCAGGGGCTCCCGAGGAGCCTGGGGAGGAATATGGCATGGTGGTCCAACAAGAAAGTAAAGGAAAAGTAAGCCCCCCTATTCTTGAAATGAAAGATATTTCTAAGTACTTCCCCGGCGTACGGGCCTTAAGCCGGGTGAATTTTTCGCTGCGGCCGGGAGAAATCCATGCTCTTATGGGGCAGAATGGGGCCGGCAAATCAACATTGATTAAGATAATGACCGGCGTCTACCATCCCGATGGGGGAAGCATCTGGCTTGATGGTGCGAAAATAACGGTAGAATCACCGGAACATGCCGAAAGCCTTGGCATTGCCACGGTGTATCAGGAGGTAAACCTTTGTCCTAACCTGTCGGTGGCCGAAAATGTGCTTCTTGGACGGGAACCCCGCAAGGGACCCAATATCGATTGGAAAAAAATGTATGCCACGGCCCGGCAGATTTTGCAAGAAAAATTGGAGCTTACCCTGGATCCCACCGCTCCGCTCGGGAGTTATTCCCTGGCAATTCAACAGATGGTGGCCATCGCTCGAGCCTTGTGTATTCAATCTCGAATTCTTATTCTCGACGAACCCACCTCCAGTCTCGATGATACGGAGGTAGCCCGATTGTTTGTTATCTTACGGAAACTAAAACAAGAAGGGCTGGCCATTCTTTTTGTTACCCATTTTTTGGACCAGGTGTATGAAATTTCTGATGTGATTACGGTGCTCCGCAATGGGGAATACATTGGTACCCTTCCCACGAAGGACCTTCCAAAAATAGAGCTTATTAGCATGATGGTTGGCAAGGATCCCCTGGATCTGGCGGCTACCATGGCCCGAGGCGGGAAAAAAGAGGAAAGTTCGGCGGCTGCTTCCCCTGGTCCTCTCCCAGAACAGGAGTTTGTCCGGGCCGAGAATTTGGGGAAAGAAGGGTATCTCAAGCCAATCAACCTGGCCATTCAAAAAGGGGAAGTTCTGGGCCTGGCGGGTTTATTAGGTTCTGGCAGAACCGAAACGGCCAAGCTCCTTTTTGGGGCAGAACGGGCTGGGGAAGGGACAATTTTTTATCAGGATGAACCGGTGACGATACAGCATCCCCTCGATGCCATGATGATCGGTATGGGCTTTTGTCCCGAGGATCGCAAAACCGAAGGACTCGTGGCGGATCTTTCTATTCGGGAGAATATCATCCTGGCCCTGCAGGCAAAACGGGGGGTGTTTCGCTATCTTCCCCGGAAAACCCAGGAAGTATTGGCGGAAGAGCTAATCAAAGAACTGGGGATTAAAACCCCCGATGCGGAACGACCGGTACGAAGCCTTTCGGGGGGAAACCAGCAAAAGGTCCTCCTGGCCCGCTGGCTTGCTACGGATCCCCAGATTCTTATCCTCGATGAACCAACCCGGGGAATCGATGTGGCGGCCAAGAGCGAAATTCTCCAGCGGATCCTGGATTTAAAGAAACGGGGTATTTCGATCGTATTTATTTCTTCCGAGTTAGAGGAAGTGGTGGCCGTCAGTGATCGGGTAGCGGTATTCAGGGACAAAAAGAAGATTGGAGAAATCCGCGGAGCCCAGATCCAGGAACACACTATTATGCGGCTTATTGCCCAGGGAGAAACGGAACATGCCACAGAAACATCGTAGATTAACCGAAGCTGCTTTGTTTTGGCCCCTCTGTGTATTGGTACTCCTTATCGTGGTGAATATTTTTTTAACCCGGGGCTTTTTGACTATTGAATGGAAGGATGGTCGCTTTTCAGGGATCATCGTGGATATTCTGAATCGATCCACCTACATTGGCATTATTTCTGTGGGACTCACCTTAGTCATTGCCACCGGTGGTATTGATATCTCCGTTGGTTCGGTGGTAGCCATTTCAGGGGCTATTGCGGCCTACCTTATTGGGGGAGAGCTCATCCTCCAGGGTTCAGAACAGGTACTGGTAACCCGTACTCCCATGGGGGTAGCCATTGTGATGGCCCTCCTGATTTCGACGGTAATCGGTTTGTGGAACGGATTTCTTGTGTCCCGCTTACGGATTCAACCTATTGTGGCGACCCTGGTCCTTATGGTTGCTGGCCGGGGGATTGCTCAATTAATCACCAATGGCCAGATTATCACCATCTATTATAAACCCTATTATTTTATTGGGAATGGCACCCTCCTGGGTATACCCTTCTCTCTGTATATCCTTGCCTTTGTGCTGGGAGTGGTGGTTCTTGTGACCAGAAAAACAGCCCTGGGGCTCTTTATCGAGGCAATTGGTTCCAACCGTACGGCCAGTCGCTATTCGGGAATTCGGGAAGAACGAATTCTGTTGTGGTCCTATGCCTTCTGTTCCTTCTGTGCGGGGGTTTCGGGTTTGCTGGTGAGTTCTAATGTAAAGAGCGCCGATGGGAACAACGCGGGAGATCTCTTTGACCTGGATGCTATTTTAGCGGTGGTGATTGGTGGTACCTCCCTCAATGGGGGAAAATTTAACCTTGCCGGTTCAGTCCTGGGGGCGATTATTATCCAGACCCTT
The DNA window shown above is from Treponema sp. J25 and carries:
- a CDS encoding ABC transporter substrate-binding protein, coding for MVRTTKIVAGALVLLMGISLSVFGQAKKKIVLGFSQIGAESEWRTANTESIKAAAAAAGIELKFADAQQKQENQIKAIRSFIAQKVDVIAFSPVVETGWETVLQEAKRAKIPVILTDRAVDVKDDSLYTCFIGSDFVEEGRRAAVWLLGYLHTDKPVNIVELQGTVGSAPAIDRKKGFEEILKPFPNYKIIRSQTGDFTRAKGKEVMEAFLKAEGKNINVLFAHNDDMAIGAIQAIEEYGLKPGKDIVIVSIDAVKGAFEAMIAGKLNCTVECSPLLGPQLMELVQAVAAGKSVPKRIVTNEGVFPAEFAAQVFPSRKY
- a CDS encoding sugar ABC transporter ATP-binding protein, translated to MVVQQESKGKVSPPILEMKDISKYFPGVRALSRVNFSLRPGEIHALMGQNGAGKSTLIKIMTGVYHPDGGSIWLDGAKITVESPEHAESLGIATVYQEVNLCPNLSVAENVLLGREPRKGPNIDWKKMYATARQILQEKLELTLDPTAPLGSYSLAIQQMVAIARALCIQSRILILDEPTSSLDDTEVARLFVILRKLKQEGLAILFVTHFLDQVYEISDVITVLRNGEYIGTLPTKDLPKIELISMMVGKDPLDLAATMARGGKKEESSAAASPGPLPEQEFVRAENLGKEGYLKPINLAIQKGEVLGLAGLLGSGRTETAKLLFGAERAGEGTIFYQDEPVTIQHPLDAMMIGMGFCPEDRKTEGLVADLSIRENIILALQAKRGVFRYLPRKTQEVLAEELIKELGIKTPDAERPVRSLSGGNQQKVLLARWLATDPQILILDEPTRGIDVAAKSEILQRILDLKKRGISIVFISSELEEVVAVSDRVAVFRDKKKIGEIRGAQIQEHTIMRLIAQGETEHATETS
- a CDS encoding ABC transporter permease produces the protein MPQKHRRLTEAALFWPLCVLVLLIVVNIFLTRGFLTIEWKDGRFSGIIVDILNRSTYIGIISVGLTLVIATGGIDISVGSVVAISGAIAAYLIGGELILQGSEQVLVTRTPMGVAIVMALLISTVIGLWNGFLVSRLRIQPIVATLVLMVAGRGIAQLITNGQIITIYYKPYYFIGNGTLLGIPFSLYILAFVLGVVVLVTRKTALGLFIEAIGSNRTASRYSGIREERILLWSYAFCSFCAGVSGLLVSSNVKSADGNNAGDLFDLDAILAVVIGGTSLNGGKFNLAGSVLGAIIIQTLTTTIYSIGVPPQVNLVIKSVVVFLVSMIQSENFRSLFRGGSRRLVQLTTRSGI